ATTATCTGGCCGAGGAGTTCAAGAAGGACTCGGGCATCGATCTGCACAAGGATCCCCTGGCGCTGCAACGCCTGAAGGATGCCGCGGAAAAGGCCAAGATCGAGCTGTCTTCGCGCACTCAGACGGACGTCAATCTGCCGTATGTTACGGCCGACGCGAGCGGGCCGAAGCATTTGAACGTCAAGATCACGCGCGCCAAGCTGGAGAGCCTGGTGGAGGAGCTGATCCGGCGGACCATCGAGCCTTGCAAGATCGCGTTGAAGGACGCCGGCCTGAAGGTCACCGAGGTCGACGATGTGATCTTGGTCGGCGGCCAGACGCGCATGCCCAAGGTGCAGGAGGCGGTGCGGGATTTCTTCGGGAAGGAACCGCGCAAGGACGTGAACCCGGACGAGGCGGTGGCGATCGGCGCGGCCGTCCAGGGCGGCGTGCTGGCGGGTGACGTGAAGGATGTCTTGTTGCTGGATGTAACGCCGTTGTCTCTGGGTATCGAGACCATGGGCGGCGTCATGACCAAGCTCATCCAGAAGAACACGACGATACCGACCAAGGCCGCGCAGGTATTCTCGACTGCCGAGGACAGTCAGACGGCGGTTACCGTGCACGTCCTGCAGGGCGAGCGCGAGATGGCGGCCGGCAACAAGTCGCTGGGGCGTTTCGATCTCACCGATATACCGCCGGCGCCGCGCGGCGTTCCGCAGATCGAGGTGACCTTCGATATCGATGCCAACGGCATCCTGCATGTGTCGGCGCGCGACAAGGCGACGGGCAAGGAGAATCGCATCGTCATCAAGTCGAGCTCGGGTTTGAGCGAGGCCGAGATCCAACGCATGGTGCAGGACGCCGAGGCGCATGCCGAGGAGGATCGTCGCGCCCATGAGCTGGTGGATACCCGCAATCAGGCCGAAGCGCTCCTGCACGGTACGCGCAAGTCCTTGCAGGATCTGGGCGATAAGGTGAGCGCGGCCGACAAGAACGCGATCGAGGCGGCCATGCGTGATTTGGAGGCGGCGGTCAAGGGTGACGACAAGGCGGAGATCACCGCGAAGACCGAGGCCTTGAGTCAGGCGAGTCACAAGTTGACCGAGCAGATGTATGCGCAGGCCCAGGCGGGCGCCTCGCCGGGGGGCGATGCCGAGCAGCCGGGCGGGACGCAGGCCGGCGGCGACAATGTCGTCGACGCCGAGTTCGAAGAAGTCAATGAGAATCGCCGCGAAAAGTAAGGTCTTGGAAGAGGGTAGGGGCGCGGGCGGTGTTGACGCCCGTGCCTTTTTTCTTCTATGGTCGGGGTTTTGCGGCAGTGCGGGGTTATGACGACGCGACGCGATTATTATGAGGTTCTCGGTGTGACCCGCGGGGCGGACGACACCGAGGTGAAGAAGGCCTATCGCCGCATGGCGATGAAGTACCATCCCGACCGTAATCCCGATGACAAGAGTGCCGAGGCCGTCTTCAAGGAGTGCCAGGAGGCCTACGAGGTCTTGAGTGACCCGCAAAAGCGCGCGGTTTATGACCAGTTCGGCCATGCCGGCATGCAGGGTGGCGGGATGCCGGGCGGCGGACCGTTCGGCGCCGGGGGCTTTGCCGATATCTTCGATAATGTCTTCGGGGATATCTTCGGCGGGGGCGGCGGTCGTCGCGGCAGCC
The DNA window shown above is from Acidiferrobacter sp. SPIII_3 and carries:
- the dnaK gene encoding molecular chaperone DnaK, producing the protein MAKIIGIDLGTTNSCVAVIEGGKPRVIENSEGDRTTPSIVAYANEGEILVGQSAKRQAVTNPQNTLYAVKRLVGRKFEDDIVQRDIKMVAYKIVRAKNGDAWVEVNGKQMAPPEVSARVLQKMKKTAEDYLGEEVTEAVITVPAYFNDAQRQATKDAGRIAGLNVKRIINEPTAAALAFGLDKKEGDRKIAVYDLGGGTFDISIIEIAEVDGEHQFEVLSTNGDTFLGGEDFDLRLIDYLAEEFKKDSGIDLHKDPLALQRLKDAAEKAKIELSSRTQTDVNLPYVTADASGPKHLNVKITRAKLESLVEELIRRTIEPCKIALKDAGLKVTEVDDVILVGGQTRMPKVQEAVRDFFGKEPRKDVNPDEAVAIGAAVQGGVLAGDVKDVLLLDVTPLSLGIETMGGVMTKLIQKNTTIPTKAAQVFSTAEDSQTAVTVHVLQGEREMAAGNKSLGRFDLTDIPPAPRGVPQIEVTFDIDANGILHVSARDKATGKENRIVIKSSSGLSEAEIQRMVQDAEAHAEEDRRAHELVDTRNQAEALLHGTRKSLQDLGDKVSAADKNAIEAAMRDLEAAVKGDDKAEITAKTEALSQASHKLTEQMYAQAQAGASPGGDAEQPGGTQAGGDNVVDAEFEEVNENRREK